The stretch of DNA CATCACCAGTTAACCGGGAAACCATCATAATCATTACACCTTTTCCACGGCCCTTCGGCTTCGTTTTAATACACTTCCTCGTTGCTTGAACGTTTTATCATTCTTATTAGTTGGTCAAAAATATGTAACACATTGACAAATTAACAGTATTCcttatttaaagaaataataataatacgtgACCAATACACGCTAACTAGCGTAAGCTAACAATTCAGTTTTGGTTTATTGTTTTGTCTTAAGATAAACAATCAATGGAGATTCACTGTTTTCTTCTTGTAGGCATTAGATTGGctcatttaaatgtgaccatCACTAGAAGTTAAATGTCTTAAAGTATCAAGCTAAAGGCCCAATAACCAGAACAAACAGTCGTTTTGCATGCTTTGACTGAAACAACGTGGAAACACTGCTGTATTTAGACGAAGCGCCTAATTCCAGCACATAGACGAAGCCCGCGTTGCCACTTACAACGTTTTGGGCTGGTCGTCGTCCATTACGTCGGGCTTTCCGCGTCCTCCGATTCAATCACAAACACGTCGTGTTGCGCTGAACTGGAGCAACCGGCCGATGTGTGAGGTTGGACGACGGATCGGTGGCCGACTCTCCGCGCTCCGTCCCGTCCCTGCCTGTGACTGTGGCGCACCGCAGACAGAGCGTCCGTCTGATGCAAACAAAAGGCAGTGGAAGATGGCGGAGGTGCAGCGTCAGCAGCGTCAACAACGTCCGCCTGTGCCCTGGAGACGCACAAAACATTACGTACTTTACGTCAAGTCTGTGTGGGGACATTTACTGACATTATGAATACCTTAGTATGACAGCACTTCTTCTCTCATGTGTGAATTGAAAGTGTTATTAAATAAAGTTGCAAATAAAGCTAAAATCTCACATGTTTGTTACTAAAAGTGGTGCGCCGCCCGGGAATCGAACCCGGGTCGCAAGAATGGGAATCTTGCATGATACCACTACACCAGCGGCGCGATAACAGATTTTGCAATCACTAGTTATCATAGCTTGGGAAACTCAGTATAACAAGCTTTCTGTTCTCTTCGTTTCTGCACCTTTACTTTTACCGTCatggctgatttttttttaaaaaaatcaaataaaaatattctcCCAATCTGACTCTGAGACATGCACAAGAACTCCGTTGTACCCGTTCTTTTTTAACATGTACATATAGCAATACactttatttaattctattcTATCTTTATGGAAATAAACAAGggtatttacaaaataatccTTGACATTTCATTTTCTTATGAGCAGTTTCATTTCAAATGTACTATATGTAGTTTGAGGATTATTCCGTCTTCTTTTTAGGGAGACTTTTATTCTACTAACTGGGtatttttgcagtatttttgtGTGCTGATAATATGTTTGATAGAAATAAGACTGAGTTACACAGAAATAGTAAGTAAAATCTTGGATAAAAATGTGTAGATACCCAGtgcaacagtttaaaaaaaaatatgtttttttttagctcacaCACTACATGcaaaataatgaaacatttCTCAGTATGAATCATAttgaaaactatttattttgccaaacaacagagagagaaagacatATATGCAACAGTTAAATCAAACTGATTTGAAGAAGCACATCTGTTTCTTCTCATCAATCGTTTTTGTGACTGATGGGAAGTACGTGTGACAATGCATTATGGGTCTTTCACTAGCGTATGTAGTTCTTGGGatacaatttaaaaagtttTCCTTGTTGACTTGGTTCAAATCCATATTTCTCCAGCTTGTCTTTGCTGAAAGTTCCCTCCTCAAAGTCTTTCTTTATCTGAGGTGCCACAACATCGTCAAACAGACTCTGTGCTGTGAGCGGGCCCTCGGTTCCTTCTGAGGACCGATAAGAGACGTACGGCTTGAGTTTGAATCCTTCCAAATTGGGAACCACAAACTCGGGGATCATGGCTGGAATTGTCAAAAATTTCCCGCTGGAAAGGTTCAGTCCGGTGGGTCGTGCGCCTCGACCTTTGTTGTGAGTTTTTGATCCACGCTTGCTGGTGAACTCAGACATCCTGTCAGCACCTCGGACCAGACTTCTGACCAGAGTGGAAAGCACACCCATGTCGCCACCTGACCACACTGGTTTCTTCTTGACTAGGGCAAGAAAACATATGggtatttaattttattacagGTAAGATCAATTCATCATTTCTTGATCatgatcacaattttggttgccacgattaaattaatctgatcgtcagcaatatttacatttaaaatacgggctctgcactctgtaataatgtatttatttcgttagcctttggtacatttttaacttttgggttatttatttatttattttttttaagcataattattatttaaagcttcattttgcactgtaaactgtacattaaaaaaatacagatttttccacacataataaataattgtgattataatcgtgattacaatattgaataaaataagtgtgattatcattttggccataatcgtgcagccctaactGATAAACAGtatgtgttgggtttttttcatacaatatttaatataacccccggtgctattcgTACGTGGTTGTgggtttcaatatttttaataaaataacaataaaaaatgtgtctatttgGTGAAACCTTCCTCAGgtcactttttatttatataacctAGTCACATAACACGAAGGCCTACtgcaattttgaaaatggcttgATAAAGTCTAACCTTCATTACTCGTTATAAATGTATAATGGACAATGTTCCTGATTCAACCACATTACATTTGAGGACATTTTCATTTGCTGCCTTTTAGGCGCCAACAACGagtaaataaccaaataaaacaacaattagGTTAGCGCACTTTGACTATAAATGGTTATAATAATTTGGCAAAAGTTATTGCTAACGAATAAAGGAAACACCGATTAATGTTTAGCTATCAAGCTAGCACAGCTCTCTGCTAAGCTAACAACGTACTCAAACATACCTCAAAAACTGACTAGTAACACTACTAACTTGGATATCTAAAATCACATAATGTAATAGTTAattaaatgtttggttttctctcacCTTGAGCACACGGTACAAACAAATGTGTCGCACAACTAAATAAAATGCGACACAATTGGAGGAACGTAAAACCCCTCCACCAATCAGAAAAGAGAATACTCGTACAAACTGTCCTCTGATTGGTGGTCCAGTGTGTC from Gouania willdenowi chromosome 9, fGouWil2.1, whole genome shotgun sequence encodes:
- the mrpl41 gene encoding large ribosomal subunit protein mL41, with amino-acid sequence MGVLSTLVRSLVRGADRMSEFTSKRGSKTHNKGRGARPTGLNLSSGKFLTIPAMIPEFVVPNLEGFKLKPYVSYRSSEGTEGPLTAQSLFDDVVAPQIKKDFEEGTFSKDKLEKYGFEPSQQGKLFKLYPKNYIR